In Nitrospirota bacterium, a single genomic region encodes these proteins:
- a CDS encoding ABC transporter ATP-binding protein gives MIVLDHVFKKYGDLVAVNDVCLETKAGEIFGFLGPNGAGKTTAIRMIMGLMKPTSGTITIDGHDIQKDPISAKKVLGYIPDRPFLYEKLTAWEYMKFIAGMYGVEDRVLKGRGIEFLEIFELTDWANELIENFSHGMKQRLCLSAAFMRRPKVMVLDEPVVGLDPRGARLLKEILRTSRDQGMTIFMSTHILEIAEQMCDRIGIIHNGKMIALGTIHEIKEQAHATDSKLEQVFLHLTGGEDVINLIRTLQA, from the coding sequence ATGATAGTCCTTGACCATGTATTTAAAAAATATGGAGACCTCGTTGCTGTAAATGATGTCTGCCTCGAAACAAAGGCAGGCGAGATATTTGGGTTCCTCGGCCCCAACGGTGCTGGAAAAACTACTGCAATCAGGATGATAATGGGGCTTATGAAACCCACCTCAGGGACCATAACCATTGATGGCCACGACATCCAGAAAGACCCGATTTCTGCAAAAAAGGTACTGGGTTATATACCTGACAGGCCGTTCCTCTATGAGAAACTCACAGCATGGGAATATATGAAATTCATTGCAGGCATGTACGGAGTGGAAGACAGGGTTTTAAAGGGCAGGGGGATTGAATTCCTTGAGATATTTGAATTGACTGATTGGGCAAATGAACTCATAGAGAATTTTTCCCATGGCATGAAGCAGAGGCTCTGCCTTTCAGCAGCCTTTATGCGGAGGCCGAAGGTGATGGTGCTGGATGAGCCTGTTGTTGGCCTTGACCCGAGGGGAGCAAGGCTCCTCAAGGAAATCCTTCGCACATCCCGCGACCAGGGCATGACAATATTCATGTCAACACATATACTTGAAATAGCAGAGCAGATGTGCGACAGGATAGGGATTATACATAATGGAAAGATGATTGCCCTCGGCACAATACACGAAATCAAGGAACAAGCCCATGCAACAGATAGCAAACTTGAACAGGTCTTCCTGCATCTTACAGGCGGAGAGGATGTTATAAACCTCATCAGGACGCTTCAGGCATAA
- the ychF gene encoding redox-regulated ATPase YchF encodes MKLAIIGLSNSGRTTIFNALTGQDIETTIYPTTGGEPNIAVVQVPDLRVDKLSEIYKPKKTTYATVEYIDYIGLTKGDTEQNRKVYDLIKDVDAAVHVVRAFEDDAVAHPMGNIDARRDAEALELELIFSDLELVEKRLERIEQGAKRGKKPDEAEKRLLLKCKDALEKETALRDIEFNIDEQKAMRTLQFLSTKPEIVVINIGENDLNTEKASNLLKEVEGYFQSKYKNLSLVTRHSSLSLCGKVEMEIAQLLAEEARAFLDDLKIKEPVRNKLIRLSYSLLGLISFFTVGEDEVKAWTIKQGMEALKAAGKIHSDIERGFIRAEVIGFNEFIDSGASMAKAKEKGLLRLEGKNYIVKDGDIINFRFNI; translated from the coding sequence ATGAAGCTTGCCATCATCGGCCTTTCCAATTCAGGCAGGACAACTATTTTCAATGCCCTCACAGGTCAGGACATCGAGACAACCATATATCCCACAACAGGAGGCGAGCCGAATATCGCCGTTGTGCAGGTGCCTGACTTGCGTGTGGATAAACTCTCAGAAATTTATAAACCTAAAAAGACCACCTATGCGACAGTTGAATACATTGATTATATCGGTCTTACAAAGGGTGACACAGAGCAGAATAGGAAAGTCTATGACCTGATAAAAGACGTGGATGCAGCCGTTCATGTTGTGCGTGCATTTGAAGACGATGCGGTGGCGCATCCTATGGGAAACATTGATGCAAGGCGCGATGCAGAGGCACTTGAGCTTGAACTCATATTTAGCGACCTTGAGCTAGTAGAAAAAAGGCTTGAGAGGATAGAGCAGGGGGCAAAGCGGGGCAAAAAGCCTGATGAGGCAGAGAAGAGGCTCCTTTTGAAATGCAAGGATGCCCTTGAAAAAGAGACAGCCCTGAGGGACATTGAATTTAATATTGATGAGCAGAAGGCCATGAGGACATTACAGTTTCTTTCCACAAAACCAGAGATTGTAGTAATCAATATAGGAGAAAACGATCTGAATACAGAGAAGGCAAGTAACCTCCTAAAAGAGGTAGAAGGGTATTTTCAGAGTAAATACAAAAACTTGTCACTTGTCACTCGTCACTCGTCACTCTCTTTGTGCGGAAAGGTGGAGATGGAGATAGCTCAGCTTTTAGCAGAGGAGGCAAGGGCATTCTTAGATGACTTAAAAATAAAAGAGCCTGTCCGCAACAAACTTATAAGGCTTTCCTACAGTCTGCTTGGCCTGATTTCTTTTTTCACCGTGGGTGAAGATGAGGTAAAGGCATGGACGATAAAACAGGGAATGGAAGCCCTTAAGGCCGCAGGCAAGATTCACTCAGACATTGAGCGGGGGTTCATAAGGGCTGAGGTAATAGGCTTTAACGAGTTTATAGATTCAGGTGCAAGCATGGCAAAGGCAAAAGAAAAGGGGCTTTTGAGGCTTGAAGGCAAAAATTATATTGTAAAAGATGGAGATATTATAAATTTCAGGTTCAATATTTAA
- a CDS encoding AbrB/MazE/SpoVT family DNA-binding domain-containing protein — protein MTTVKTLAKGQIVIPVELRKKYNIQVGSELQVMEYGGIIYLIPPVDDPIKAACGALPAKPSLSEQLLKERKKDFR, from the coding sequence ATGACAACTGTTAAAACTCTTGCCAAAGGACAGATTGTTATTCCTGTGGAATTAAGGAAAAAATACAACATACAGGTTGGCTCAGAGTTGCAGGTGATGGAATATGGGGGCATCATATATCTTATTCCACCTGTTGATGACCCAATTAAGGCTGCCTGCGGGGCTTTACCAGCAAAACCTTCCCTCTCCGAGCAGCTCCTGAAAGAGCGCAAAAAGGATTTTAGATAA
- a CDS encoding type II toxin-antitoxin system VapC family toxin produces the protein MADSYIFDSHALLKFFQKEKGFDEVVDILSEIKKTGSPKYINVINLGEIIYITKREFGDLKKIEVIAHIERLNFTILDVPNSLIFQAAEYKAEYSISYADCFVIASAIEHKATIVTGDPEFKKVEHLVKIRWV, from the coding sequence ATGGCAGACTCTTATATTTTTGACAGCCATGCCCTTTTAAAGTTTTTTCAAAAAGAAAAGGGCTTTGATGAAGTTGTAGACATTCTTTCAGAAATTAAGAAGACAGGATCTCCAAAATACATTAATGTCATAAATCTTGGTGAAATAATTTATATTACTAAAAGGGAATTTGGTGACCTTAAAAAGATAGAGGTCATTGCCCATATAGAGCGGTTAAATTTCACTATCCTGGATGTGCCTAATAGCCTGATCTTCCAGGCTGCCGAGTACAAGGCTGAATACAGTATATCCTATGCTGACTGCTTCGTAATTGCCTCGGCCATTGAACACAAAGCCACTATTGTTACCGGGGACCCTGAATTTAAAAAAGTTGAGCACCTCGTAAAGATCAGGTGGGTTTGA